A window of Odocoileus virginianus isolate 20LAN1187 ecotype Illinois chromosome 3, Ovbor_1.2, whole genome shotgun sequence genomic DNA:
TATGCTttactcatggaaatgttctcttcAGCTATGTTAGTgcaactatgtatttgcttggaaatctgcctttctacaAGAttcatgtaaatttttttttaaagaatttatttggtGGCACCatgtcttagttgaggcatgtggaatctagttccctgaccagggactgaacctggccccctgcattggaagcacagaatgttaactactggaccaccagggaagtccgcatGTCAATTGtcttatggcctgggatgactcacctcGTGCCAGTGTTACCTTAAAACGCATGTTGCGGGTGAGaggcctggtgccactctgagttttcagacatttccttttctctaattagcagcttgctaatGGGTATATAActtcttgctaaaaactagcaagggggcactctttctgcccccttctgatgtctatgtcagaagctttctctcttttatactttaagaaaactttattacacaaaaggtctgagcgatcaagccttgtcactggctCTGGATCGAATtcatctcctctggaggccaagaatccaggCGTTGTTCACAGCTCAGAGAGACAACTTTTCAACCCTTCCTACGGGCTGACCTCCAGGCATGGCCccactcctcccccaccctctagACCTTACCTTGGCTCCACAGGAATGTGTTTGGCTCTGACTTCATCAGATTGGGAGTTCTTGGGGCCTCTATGGGCCCTGCCTTGTCCAGTGTGAAGCAGGTACCTGGGGTGGGGCGGAAATGGGAGGCAGGCTTGTTGACTCACCTCCCCCAGCTGCCtgacctccttccttccctggtcATGTACTCTCTGTAGCTCTCAGGGGGCTCCAAGGGTCTTCCCATCATGTTGCCAACCCCAAAGGGTATCATCCCTGGACAGGGTGAAGGGCAGAGAGCGGACAGGTGACACAGGCCAGGCCAAGTCTTTATTTGAGTTTGGGCATGATACGGATGAAGAGGATCATGCTGATGAAGATGAAGCAGACGACGATAAGCATGGCCCAGAGCAGCCAGTTGACGGACTTCTGCGTGTGCTGCTCCAGCCGCTCGGATTCTGTCTTCAGCTTTTCCAGGTTCTGGTCGGCCATCTTGAGTGAGTGTGACAGGGTCTgtgggtgagggagggagagtgTCAGCAGGACTGGGTCCAAGTGTCGCCTCTTTCTACTGTATCGGAGTAAATCTATACCTCTTGGCCCTTGCTAgtgctgtttcctcttctgggAATGCCATTTTTTACTTCTGCCAAACTCCTAGTCATCCAGCTAAGCCCCAGCAATAGGGACCTTCTTCTGGGAAGCGTTCTTTGATGCCCCAAACCAGAGGCTCTAGGATTCCCAGAGTCCTCATACCTGGTTGTCCTTCTTGATGACACTCTGGGCAGCCAGTGTGTTGGTCTTGAGGCTCCGGGCCAGGCCGAGCATCTCCTCTGCCAGCTTCTCCTGGAGGTTCTGGTGTCGCTGCAGGACGAGGTCTAGCTCAGCTGCTGACTGCTTCTCATCCCTTGGTGTGGGCCCTGATACCCCACTGACCCCAGAGATGGGTAGACCAGTGGGTATGAGatcggggggtgggggaaggagggaagagaccAACATGTTTTCAAGGGCCCCAGAGGTTACAGTTCCAGCTACTACCCTGCTTGGGGCTGTTTCTCCTTTTTCGTTTTGGCTTCTGGGAAAAAGCATCCTCAGAAGTGGCTGTTGGttagtggtttgtttttttttttaatttaaattttattattattattggctgcACCGCTCAGCTTGTAGGATCTTTtcctccaaccagggattgaatccgggcccttggcaatgaaagcacacagtcctaactactggaccactgggaacCCCCTGGTTGGTGGTTTAGATGCTCATGGTTGTGCTTTAGTGGTCCAAGGTTTGCCCAACTCCCCTCTCCCTGCAGTGCTCCCTCCCCAAGGGCTGAAGATACTCACATTCTCTTCCTCACATCCAGTTCGGGTTCTGAAAGCAAAACAAGCCAAGCAGGCAAAAAGGAAGAATTGGTTTGCTGTTTTCCAGTTTCCTGACCATTGCCCGGGATGTGTCTGCTACTCACAATGCCATTTCCCATTCTGTCTGCTGCACAGCAGGTGGGCTCTAGGTCAGGCTTCAGAGCATTCCCTGCTAGGAAGTGTTCCTCATCCGGGCTCCCCCAGGCCCCAGGTCCTTCCCTCTAGCTAGCCTTAGTCCCTTGGGCTGGGAGTGTCCAACTCTGTTTCCTATGGGGCCCCTTCCTCTGTCCTGGCACCCCCTTCAAGTATAACTTGGTAAGGCCCCTGGGCACAGTTTCCCTGGGCTGTGAACACCCTGTGGGAGCCAGGCTAGGCACGAGGGATGTGGGGCACTAAGGACACATGTCTGTCCCAGGCCTTGAGTCCTGTTCTCCTCATGCTGTCTCACCTTCACTAGAGTCCTGTGGGAAAAAAGGAGAGGCACAGAATCACCAACCATGCCATGCCCCCAGACCTGTCCTTTCTGCTTTCAGAAACTCCCCACCCTCAATCAGGACCCTGGACAAGacctctgaggctcagtttcctcatctataaactgaAAACAAGGGTTCATATTTTGAAGGGTATTTTTCAGATCCACAGAAAGTGCTCATAGAGGTATCTGTCatcctatttcacagatgaaaaaaactCACTGATGTGTGGTGAGGCAGGGGCCAAACCTTGCTCTGAGCCAACTCTGGGGCTTTTAAGTGTAGATGTGCCACTTTTGTCTTGTGACGAAACTCTTACTCATTTAGTAAAGCTCTGGCCACGATGCCTGTCTGTTGGGAAGCCTTGTCTGATGGTTCAGGTCCTGTCTGTTGGGTATCCTAGTCCCTGCACCGGACAGTATTTGTTGTTCTGGCCACCTCCATGCACAAATTCTTGTCCCCAGCTAAAGCTTCCCGGGGACTATGGAGGGAGCCCTACCATGCCTAGCAGCTCACTCCGCATCTCACTGGTGTACCGAGCCCGTGACTGTAGGTGCACTGTCTTTGTAGCAGGTACCCGTTCCCTGGCTGTAGTTGGTACTCGGCCAGGGGCCAGGAACTGGTTGGCTAGTGCCTTCTCTGAGGAGGAGGTctgcagaagcaggaagagggcAGTCACCAGAGGGGCAGGCCCCAGGTGAGCATGAAGGCTGACCAGGCAGAGGTGCCCCTGCTTACCAGTTTCTCTGCCTGCAGCATCCCTTTCAGAAAATCTACCTTCCGAGAATATTCATTGAGCACCTCGGAAGCCGGTTTGCTGgaaggggagaagaggaaaaggaaagcctATTTTGCCCAGTTGAGGGGAGGTTCTTGGCGGGAACTGGAGACCTTGTCTCCAGTAGGAGAACAATTTTGAACCACTGTGGCCGTCTGCACTCACCTCGCCTGTGCTTTCAGGGCCTGCAGCATGTCCTCGAGAGCTCCCACATACTGGGGACAAAAAGTGGGGTGTCAGCCCagtcctcccccaacccctacaTCCTGCTCAGAGAGATCAGCGCCAACAAGGGGAGAGGACAGGATGGGGGCGGGGTTGAAACAGGAGGAGCCAAGTATCAGGAGGAGGTACCAGCTGAGTCCCAGGGAGAAGGCGGGAGAGCAGCAGGTGGACGTGGCCGGAACCAACCGGAAGGGGCGTGGCCAGGCTGGCTGGCGGGGCGGGGGAGTCGGGCCCGGTGGCCTCTAGCTACGGGTACCACTCTCCTGGATTCGAGGTTTACGAGGAAACACGGAATTCCCTACCTTTTCTAGACGCCACTCGTCCGGGTCCCGTTTCTCCGCTGCCATCGCCTCGCAGCGGCACAGCAGCCGCACCAGGTTCAGCTCCAGCCTCGACGCTGTCATCATCACCCAGTGGTACTCCGCCCCTTCCGCCGGCGCCATCTTAAGAGATGGCGGAAGTGCCTTCCGTGGCCTCCTTCCGGTCGGAAGTGCCCTGTTTGTTTGCTGTCCCATTCTTGTTTAGGGTGGCGGAAGTAATGTCTTGTTTCAATGCGAGACACCATCCCGTCTGCATTTACTCCGGTATGAATCGCTCGCTAATTCTTGCGAGCATCTTGACCCTTCCGGAAAGGTTGAAAGGATCAAGTCATTCGGTGCCAGAAGACCCACATGCAAAGTGTGAAGTGCTCATTACTCCCCCCACCTCAAAATTTCTACCCCTCTCTCCACTCCTTCCTGAGTTTTTCCCACTCTGAGCCCTTCTGCATCCAGGCAGTCTTCTCTGAATTCACGAGGAGAGGCCCTGACGTGGGACTTCGGAATCCAAGACTTAGGGGCTATTATTTCCAGTCCCAGCCCTGACCTGACTCCACCTCCAGTCGTAGCCTTGTTTCTTAACTTTTTCTGGACCTGTTTCTGCTCTTGGGAAACGGT
This region includes:
- the USE1 gene encoding vesicle transport protein USE1 yields the protein MAPAEGAEYHWVMMTASRLELNLVRLLCRCEAMAAEKRDPDEWRLEKYVGALEDMLQALKAQASKPASEVLNEYSRKVDFLKGMLQAEKLTSSSEKALANQFLAPGRVPTTARERVPATKTVHLQSRARYTSEMRSELLGMDSSEEPELDVRKRIGVSGPTPRDEKQSAAELDLVLQRHQNLQEKLAEEMLGLARSLKTNTLAAQSVIKKDNQTLSHSLKMADQNLEKLKTESERLEQHTQKSVNWLLWAMLIVVCFIFISMILFIRIMPKLK